ATGTGCACGAACTCGGGCCAGTCGTGCAACGCGCCGACGCGCATGCTCGTGCCCGCGTCGCGGATGGACGAAGCCGCGGCGATCGCGGCCGCCGCCGCGAAGAACGTCGTCGTCGGCGACCCGCGCGAAGCGACCAGCAACATCGGACCGGTCGTGTCGGAGACGCAGTACGGCCGCATCCAGCAGCTCATCGAGAAGGGCATCGGCGAGGGCGCCAAGCTCGAGACCGGCGGTCCGGGCAAGCCCGACGGGCTCGAGACCGGCTACTACGTGCAGCCCACCGTCTTCTCGCACGTGTCGAACGACATGACGATCGCGCAGGAAGAGATCTTCGGCCCAGTGCTCGTGCTCATCGGCTACGACGACGACGACGACGCGGTTCGCATCGCGAACGACACCCGCTACGGACTCTCGGGCTACATCTCGGGTTCGGGCGAGCGCGCCAAGGCGATGGCCCGGCGCATCCGCAGCGGCAACGTGCACGTGAACGGCGCGGGTCCCGACTTCAACGCCCCCTTCGGCGGCTACCGCCAATCCGGCAACGGCCGCGAGTGGGGGCCGCTCGGCTTCGAGGAGTACCTCGAGACCAAGGCGATCATGGGCTACGACACCCCGAGCTGACGCGTCGCGGCGTCGTGAACGAGCGCCGCCGACAAAGAACAAGCGCGTGTGCCCGGCTTCACAGAGCGAGTGCGACGACTTCGAGTAGTTCGCGCCGCGTGCGGCTTGCGCGAGAGGCGTGAGCCTGACCGCATCGCGACTGCCCACGGAGCATCACTTCTCGCGTCGTGAAATGGACGAGCGGGGACGCACGGCGGTTTCGTGCGAGCAGGACCACGGGTACCGATGCGGCAGTCCGTCCACGAGGAGAAGGCATGAACGACCCGATCGCGATTCTGAAGCGCGACCACCGCGAGGTAGCTGCGCTGCTGAAGGAGTTGAGCGACAGCAAGCCGGGCGCGAAGCGTCGACGCACCACCGACAAGGTGGTCGCCGCGCTGCAGCTGCACATGGCGATCGAGGAGGAGCTCGTGTACCCGCTCGTCGAGGAGCGCGTGGGCTCCGAGGAAGAAGAGGAAGCGACGATCGAGCACGGCCTCGCGCGCACCGGCCTCGCGCAGATGACCGAGCTCGTCGACGCGCCCGGTTACGGCGCTGCGGTCGCGATGGTCACGGCCGGCATCAAGCATCACGTGAAGGAAGAAGAGACCGAGGTCTTTCCGGAGCTGAAGTCCAAGCTCGACCGCGACGAGCTCTCGAACCTCGGCGACGCGGTCGTCGCACGCAAGCGGCGGCGGCGCGCGGCATGACGCGCGTCGCGCTCCTCGCGGTGCTCGCCGCGCTCGTGATGGTCGTCGTGCGCCGGCGACGCGCGCAGGATCACGCCGGCCCGGAGCCCGCGCACGCGCCAGTGGCGATGTCGGTCGGGCCCGACGCGCCGGATCTCGCGCCGCCGCCGGAGGACTCCGAGCCCGAAGCGGAACCCGAGTCGGAGCCGGCCGAGCGCTCCCGGTGACGCCCGGCTGCTGAAGCAGACGTGACCGAGCCGCTCCACGACTACGCCTTCATCGCCGATGGAGAGCGCGGCGCGTTGGTGGGTCCGCAGGGCGACATCGACTGGATGTGCTTCCCGCGGTGGCACAGCCCGGCGGTCTTCGCCGGACTCGTCGGCGGTGCCGGCCGCTTCACCGTTCGTCCGCACCAGCCGTGCGTGTCCGGCGGCGCGTACGAGGACGACAGCCTCGTCTGGAAGAGCCGGTGGCTCAACGGTCAAGGCGTACTGGAATGCCGGCAGGCGCTCGCACTCCCGTCGAGCCCAAACCGGGTCACGATGTTGCGGAGGATCTGCGCGACGCGCGGCGACCATCACGTCCAGGTGAGTCTGCAGCCGGCCCAGGAGTATGGCCGCGTCGTCGCCGGAAGGTGGAGCGGGCGCGGGTCCGTCCGATGCTGGACGGCGCGCGGCGGCGACGTCGAGTGGCGGCTCTCCGGCATTGCCGGCGCGCGCGTCAAGCGGGATTCGCTCGAGATGACACTCGCCCTGCACGAAGGCGAGACCCACGACCTCGTGCTCGAGATCGGTGACGACCTGGATTCGCCGGTCAGCGCCGACGAGCTGTGGGACTCGACAGCGGCGATGTGGCGTCGCGCCCTCGAGGCGGTCCCGAGCACGCGCGAGATCCGGCACTCGTTCGCGATCCTGCGCGGGATGACGGCGTCGACGGGCGGCACCGTCGCCGCGGCGACAACGTCGCTCCCCGAGCGCGCCGACCACGGCAGCTACGACTACCGCTACGTGTGGATCCGCGATCTGTGCTTCATGGGCGCGGCCACCGCCGTCGCACACTGCGACGACTTCGCCGCGCCGGCCGCACGCTTCGTGACCGAGCGCCTCCTCGCCGACGGTGACCAACTCGCGCCGGCCTACACCGTCGACGGCGACCCGGTCCCGGCGGAACGGCACGTCGGATTCACGGGCTATCCCGGTGGCGGCGACGTCGTCGGGAACGACGTGCGCTCGCAGTTCCAGCTCGACCCGTTCGGGGAAGCCCTGCGGTTCTTCGCGCTCTGCGACGAGCTCGGTGTGCTCGACACTGCCGGATGGCGCGCGGCGCGCGTGGCGGCGCAGACCATCACCGATCGGTGGACCGAGCCCGATGCCGGCATCTGGGAGCTCGACGCGCGGCGCTGGACGTACACCCGCCTCGCGTGCATCGCCGGGCTACGGGCGATCGCGGCGCGCCCCGGCGCCGAGGACGACAGCAGGGACTGGCTGCGGGTCGCCGACCAGATCCTCGTCGAGCTCGCGGCGACGGCGTGCCGTGAGAACGGCGCGTGGCAGCGGGCGCCCGACGACGCGCGGATCGACGCGTCGTTGGTGCTCGGCGGTCTCCGTGGCGCGATACCGGCTACCGATCCGCGCCATCGCGCGACCGTCGATGCGGTCGAGCGCGAGCTCGCCAAGGACGGCTACGTGTACCGATTTCGCGAGGACGAGGACCGCAGCCCCGACGACTTCGAAGGTGCGTTCGTGCTGTGCAATCTCTGGATGAGCCTCTCCGCGACGGCCGACGGCGATCTCGTGAAGGCGACGCGCTGGTTCGAGCGTGCGCTCGCGACCGCCGGCCCCGCCGGCCTCTTCGCCGAGGAGTTCGACGTCCGCCAGCGCGAGCTCAAGGGAAACCTGCCGCAGGCATTCGTGCACGCGCTCGTGATCGAGGCCGCCCACGCCATCTGCGAATCCGAGGTCGCGTCAGGCTGACGAACCGCCGGCGCCCATCGCGATCGCGAAGGCGGCGGCGATCGCAGGTACGAGGCACTTCACCATCGGCGTGGGTTCACGCGCGAGCTCGTCGCGCTCGGCGACGTCGCGGCTCACCCGTCGCCGCCCGGGTGCACACCGTCGACGTTTGGTGACGCGCGTGTGCGGGCATCCGAGACGGCGTGACTCGGCGGCTGCTCGCGACCGCGTGTGTGGTCGCCGCCGCGGCAGCGGGGTGCGTGCTGCCGGCGCGTTCGACGTACGCCTATACCGGCAAGGCGGTCGCGACCGTCACCATGACGCTCAGCGCCGCGCAGACGGGCTTGTTCGTCGCGCAGATGGCCGGTCGTGGTCGCGTGACCGACGCGTACGCCTCGGTGACGCTCACCGACGCCGAGGGGGATGCGAGCGGCGCGCAAGCTGCGTTCGACTCGATCCAGCCTCCGGAATCTCACTCGGACGGCGTGCGCGACAAGCTCGATCCGATGCTCGCTGACACGGTCGGAACGCTCTCGTCGATGCGCATCGCGGCCCGGCGCGGCGAGCTCGATCAGCTGAAGCCGTACGCGGAGCAGCTCCAGAAGGAGATCGCGAAGCTCGAAGACTTCAAGGCGAGGCAGCGTTGACCAAGCCCCTCCAGATCACGCTCGGCGTCTTGACCGCGATCGGCGGGATGATCGACATCGGCAACCTCGTCGGCAACACCGAAGCCGGTGCGCGCTTCGGCATGTCCCTCGCGTGGGCCCTCGTGCTCGGCGGCGTGACGATCGTCCTCTACGCCAACATGGCCGGAAAGGTCGCGGCGATCTCGCACCGCGCAACGTTCGACGTCATCCGCGAGCGCCTCGGCCCGCGGGTCGCGCTCGTCAACCTCACCGCTTCCGCGCTCCTGACCGTGCTCACGACGCTCGCCGAGATCGCGGGGATCGGATTGGTGCTCGAGCTCGCGACCGGCGTCACCTACCGCGTCTGGATCCCACTCGCGGCACTGGTGCTCGGGGCCATTCTCTGGTTCGCGAAATTCGAGCACATGGAGCGGGTGTACGGCGTCGCCGGGCTCGCGATGCTCGTCCTGCTCGTCGCGGTGTGGCGCCTCCACCCGGCGAGTGGCGAACTGCTGCACCGGTCGACGCACCCCTGGCGACCGCCGCACGAGACGCTGTATGCCTACTGGTACCTCGCGATCGCGCAGTTCGGCGCGATGACGACGCCGTACGAGGTGTTCTTCTTCTCGTCGGGGGCGGTCGAAGAGCGGTGGACCACCTCCGACCTCAACGTCGAGCGGGCCAACGTCTTCATCGGCTTCCCCCTCGGCACGCTCCTCGCGCTCGCGCTCATGATCCTCGGCGCCGTCGAGCTCCACCCGCGCGGCATCGCGGTGTCGCATCTGTCGCAGGTCGGCCTTCCGATCACCCTGTCGCTCGGCCGCAGCGGAATGTGGTTGTTCCTCTTCGGCTCGTTCGCCGCCGTCTTCGGCGCCGCCGCCGAGGCGTCGCTCTCGACCGCGTACTCCATCTGCCAGTACTTCGGGCGGCAGTGGGGGAAGTACGTCCGCCGGTCCGAGGCACCAATGTTCTTTCGCATCCTGATCGCCACGCTCGTGATCGCGACGGTCGGTGGCCTGATGTTCGATCCGATCAAGGTCACGTTGCTGGCGATCGTGCTTTCGGCCGCGGCGATCCCGCTGACCTTCTTCCCGATCTTCATCGTCGCGAACGATCCCGACTTCGTCGGCGACAAGGTCAACGGCGTCGTCGTCAACGCGCTGTCGATCGCACTGCTCGCGGTCATGATCGTGATGTCACTCGCCACCATCCCGCTTCTGATCGTGACCCGGGGGAATGTGTGAGCGACCACCAGACGACGGAGCTGCACGCGATGCGCGACATCGTCGACCGGCAGATCGTCGACGTCGACGATCTGCTCGTCGGGAAAGTCGACGACTGCCTGCTCGCGCACGACGCCGACGGCACGCGCGTGGAAGGTGTGCTCTGCGGCGCGGGCGCGCTCGCGGCGCGGCTCGGAGGCCGGCTCGGCGAACGGTTCGAGGATCTCGTTCGCCGTCTCTCCGCTCCGGAGTGGGAGCCACAGCTCGTGCCGCTGGACCTGCTGTGTCGCACCGAGAACGCGTTCAGGCTCACGGTGCCGCGCGCCTACCTCCGCGCGACGGCGCATCACGTCCGCGGCCGACCCGGCCCGCTCGAAGCGTCGATCGACGACCTGGGCGAGTTTCGGCTCAGCGACGTCATCGGCAGCGAGGTCCACACGATGGACGGCACACACGTCGCGCCCGTCGGCGACGTTCGGCTGCGGCTCGACGGCCCCGCGACCGACGTGATCGTGCAGTCGATGATTCTCGACGGTCTGATCGTCGGATTGGGCAGCATCGGCGACCGTCTCGGCTTCCGGCTGCCGCGCGGTCCCAAGCGCCCGTTCGCCGTGAACCGTCTGTTCCGCGCGCTCGCGCACGAGGCGCGCGTCGTCCCATGGACGGCGGTCCGCCGTTTGGAAGCGCGCGCCATCTACGTCGACTGCGGTCCGGAAGAGCTCGCCGCGCTCGCGGAGCCGGAAGCGTGAAGAGCGTCGCGCGCGTCGCGCTGCCCATCGTGCTCGTCGCGGCGGTCCTCGCGATCGCAGCTCTCGCGGTGTTCGAAGGCGTGACGGAGCCCGCGAACCGCATGCTCGGGCTGTCCGCGCGGCACGCCGACATCGTCGCCTGCTGGATCATGTTCCTCGTGCTCCCGCTCGCGTGCGCCGTCGACGCATCCCTCCTCGACGAGGCCCGCTGGGCCGCGGCGCAGCGCAGCAAACCGGCGTGGCTCGGCTTCCTCGCCTACGCACCCGTCGTCGGGCCGCTGCTCTACGTCACCGTCGCTCGCCCCGTCGTCAGCGGCGCACCGGCCGACCGTCCGCCATCTGCGCGCTCAACTCCGCGCGAACGCGAGGGGTAGTCCGAGACAACGCACTCGTCGGCCATCCCGCTTTGGGGTGATCGTCGATCTCTCGCGCCTGCGTTTCTCGATTGCGTCTGACCAGGACGAAGATGGTGGGCCCGGCTGGGATCGAACCAGCGACCGAGGGATTATGAGTCCCCTGCTCTGACCACTGAGCTACGGGCCCGCTATTTGTGCAGGTCAGAGGCACTTTACGGGTGCAGTTCCGACCCCATGTCCGAGTGCATTACGCTCACACAGCAAGAAATTTCGACGTGAGGTGTGGGCGTGCAGCTACCGACCGTGCTCGAGGATGCGTGGGACGACTTCCGTCGATCGAGGGAGCGCAAGAACCGCTCGGCGGCCACGCTGCAGGTCTACCGCAAGTCGTTCGAGCAGTTCTGGACCTGGGCGCTCGAGGCCGGCGTGTCACCCGACCCCGAAGCCGTCGACCACTCGACGATCAACCAGTGGAGCACCTACCTGCTCGACGCGCCGGCCGTGCGCAACGGCCGAGTGGTCGGCACGATCACCCCGGCGACGCGGCGCATCCGCTTCGCGAACCTCCGACCGTTCTTCGGCTGGTACGCGCGCGAATTCGAGACGGCCAACCCGTTCGATCGGGCCGACGCTCCCGGCGACGCGCAACCGGCGCCGATCCCAGTCGTCGAGCTCGACGACGTGCGCGCGCTCGTCAAAGCGTGCTCAGGCCGCGACTTCGCTGATCGGCGCGACAACGCCATCATTCGCGTGCTTTTCGACACCGGCGCCCGTCTCGGTGAGCTCCTGGCGTTGACGTCCGACGATTGGGACCGGCGCCACGATCGGCTCACGTTGCGCGGGAAGACGGGCACGCGCATCGTGCCGGTCTCCGCGAACACCGGCGAGGCGCTGTCGCGCTACCTCCGCGTCCGACGCGAGCACGCGCACGCTCGCCGCGCAGAACTGTGGCTCGGTCCGAAGGGTGCGCTCACCGCGTCGGGCGTCGCGCAGGTTCTCAAGCGCCGGTGCGCTCTGGCCGGCATCGAACCGATTCATCCGCACCAAGCGCGCCACACGTTCGCGCACACGTTCCGAGCGACGGGCGGTGGTGAAGGCGACTTGATGTATCTCGCCGGGTGGAAGTCGACGGCGATGGCGCATCGGTACGGCCGCAGCGCAGCCGCCGAACGAGCTCAGGCGGCCGCGCGCAAGCACGCGATCGGCGACCACCTCTGAGCTACGCGCCCGAGCCAGGAAACACGTGGACCAACCAGTGACCGTTGTAGTCGCCAGCGCAGAGATCAGCGAATGCAGCGAGGTACGTGATCTCCCATGCTTGTTGGGCGACGCCCTGGAACAGCGAGCCTGATTCCTCGGGCATCCCACCGAACTCTTGGATCAGCGGCACGAGTTCGTTCCGCCAACCGAGGGAGTGGACGTCATCGAGGAAAATGAGAACCTCGCGCTTACCGAGGCCTTCTAGTGATCGTTCAACGAGTGGTCGGATCGCGTCGGAGTCGAGTGCGCGTTGAAGTCGCTTCCGCAGCACTGTCTCGACGAGAGCGGCTTCGTGGTCCGTCGGCCGGCTCACTCCAGGCACGGGCCTC
This genomic window from Acidimicrobiia bacterium contains:
- a CDS encoding hemerythrin domain-containing protein yields the protein MNDPIAILKRDHREVAALLKELSDSKPGAKRRRTTDKVVAALQLHMAIEEELVYPLVEERVGSEEEEEATIEHGLARTGLAQMTELVDAPGYGAAVAMVTAGIKHHVKEEETEVFPELKSKLDRDELSNLGDAVVARKRRRRAA
- a CDS encoding glycoside hydrolase family 15 protein, encoding MTEPLHDYAFIADGERGALVGPQGDIDWMCFPRWHSPAVFAGLVGGAGRFTVRPHQPCVSGGAYEDDSLVWKSRWLNGQGVLECRQALALPSSPNRVTMLRRICATRGDHHVQVSLQPAQEYGRVVAGRWSGRGSVRCWTARGGDVEWRLSGIAGARVKRDSLEMTLALHEGETHDLVLEIGDDLDSPVSADELWDSTAAMWRRALEAVPSTREIRHSFAILRGMTASTGGTVAAATTSLPERADHGSYDYRYVWIRDLCFMGAATAVAHCDDFAAPAARFVTERLLADGDQLAPAYTVDGDPVPAERHVGFTGYPGGGDVVGNDVRSQFQLDPFGEALRFFALCDELGVLDTAGWRAARVAAQTITDRWTEPDAGIWELDARRWTYTRLACIAGLRAIAARPGAEDDSRDWLRVADQILVELAATACRENGAWQRAPDDARIDASLVLGGLRGAIPATDPRHRATVDAVERELAKDGYVYRFREDEDRSPDDFEGAFVLCNLWMSLSATADGDLVKATRWFERALATAGPAGLFAEEFDVRQRELKGNLPQAFVHALVIEAAHAICESEVASG
- a CDS encoding divalent metal cation transporter, whose translation is MTKPLQITLGVLTAIGGMIDIGNLVGNTEAGARFGMSLAWALVLGGVTIVLYANMAGKVAAISHRATFDVIRERLGPRVALVNLTASALLTVLTTLAEIAGIGLVLELATGVTYRVWIPLAALVLGAILWFAKFEHMERVYGVAGLAMLVLLVAVWRLHPASGELLHRSTHPWRPPHETLYAYWYLAIAQFGAMTTPYEVFFFSSGAVEERWTTSDLNVERANVFIGFPLGTLLALALMILGAVELHPRGIAVSHLSQVGLPITLSLGRSGMWLFLFGSFAAVFGAAAEASLSTAYSICQYFGRQWGKYVRRSEAPMFFRILIATLVIATVGGLMFDPIKVTLLAIVLSAAAIPLTFFPIFIVANDPDFVGDKVNGVVVNALSIALLAVMIVMSLATIPLLIVTRGNV
- a CDS encoding tyrosine-type recombinase/integrase, whose amino-acid sequence is MQLPTVLEDAWDDFRRSRERKNRSAATLQVYRKSFEQFWTWALEAGVSPDPEAVDHSTINQWSTYLLDAPAVRNGRVVGTITPATRRIRFANLRPFFGWYAREFETANPFDRADAPGDAQPAPIPVVELDDVRALVKACSGRDFADRRDNAIIRVLFDTGARLGELLALTSDDWDRRHDRLTLRGKTGTRIVPVSANTGEALSRYLRVRREHAHARRAELWLGPKGALTASGVAQVLKRRCALAGIEPIHPHQARHTFAHTFRATGGGEGDLMYLAGWKSTAMAHRYGRSAAAERAQAAARKHAIGDHL